In Sphingomicrobium sediminis, the genomic window GAGCTTGCCGATCAGGCCGCATTCTTCTGCGACGCTAATGAAGAGGTCGGGCGAGACGCGGCCGCGGGTCGGATGATCCCAGCGAATGAGCGCTTCGAAGCCGCAAAGATCTTCGCTCGCCGCCCGGACGATCGGCTGGAAATGCAGGCTGAGCTCGTTCTGCTCAAGCGCGAAACGCAGGTCGGTTTCGAGACGCTGGCGGTCCGACGCCTCGCTGTGCATCGAGGGTTCGAAGAAGCAATGCTTGCCGCGACCGGCAGCCTTTGCCGCGTATAGTGCAAGGTCGGCGTTGCGGGTGAGGCTGTCGGCGCAGGCGCGCTGCGGGTCAGCCATGGCGATGCCAATCGAGGCGCCGATGGTCACGCGGTGGCCTTCAATCTGATAGGCCTGGCTGGCCTGTTCGATCATCAAAGTGGCGAGGCGCTCGATGAAGCCGGTTTCGACCACGCCGGGCAGCACCGCGATGAATTCGTCGCCGCCGAGACGGCCGACCTGGCCATGATTGCCGAGCGTACGGCTGAAGCGGTCCGCGACCTGGCGGAGCAATTGGTCGCCGACAGGATGGCCGAGCGTATCGTTGACATTCTTGAAGCGGTCGAGATCGATCAGGAAGAGCGTGCAGCCGCGCTTGCGGCGGGCTGCATTGCGCAGCGCTTCTTCGAGCGTCTGGCGCATCATCGCGCGGTTGGGCAGGCCGGTGAGGCTGTCGAAACGGGCGAGACGGCTGATTTCCTGCTCGTTGCGGCGCTGTTCAGTGAGGTCGGCACCGATGCCGCGAAAGCCGAGGAAGCGGCCATTCTCGCTGAAGATGGGATTGCCCGACACCGACCAGAGGACGTCTTCGTCGCTGGCGGCGCGCACGACGACGTCAGAGAAGGGGAAGCGGGCAGACAAGTGGAAGCCAAGCGTGCGCTCGTCGCGCAATTCCTCGCCCGGTTGGCTGTCGACCGAGAGAAGATCGGTAAACTTGCGACCGAGCAGATCTGCGGGATCGCAGTCGAAATCCTCGGCCAGCTGGCGCGAGACATACGAAAGCGTGCCGCTGGAATCGGTTTCCCAGAACCAGCCACGGCCGGAGGCTTCGAATTCGTTGACGAAGCGGAGCGCCTGGTGTGCCTCGGAATCGAGGATCAGACGGCGGCGCGCGGTCGCGATGCTGGTGCGCGAAAAGGCGGTCGCATAGGCAGAGACAACGAGCGCCATGATGCAAATGCCGGCGACGACGGCGTCGCTATAGGCCAAGGCCATGGTCGTGGTTGCAGCCGACAGCCCCATGATGATCGCGATGGGCGGCGCGGTGATGGCCGCGATTGCCATGGCAATGACACCGCCTCCGACCACTGCTGCGGTCACGACCAATTCGTGGCTGTGAGCGGCGGAGAACATGTTGGCGGCAAAATAGGTCCAGGCGGCCGCGCAGAAGGCGACATAGATGGTGAGCAGTCGGGTCGACATGTGCGGCGGGATGCCGATGCGGCCGCCGATCGACACCATCGCAAATGCAAGGATATCGACGCCGACCAATGTCGCGATGAGGCCGAGGCCCGCCATGTTGTCGATGCGGTCGCCCGATAGGAAGCAGGCGATCAGGCTGATGAAATGCGAGAGGCCGATGAGGATCGGAATATGGTGCAGCTGGCGCACGCGCTGGCCGGCAATCTGCTCGTCACCGACTTCGCGCGGGGGCAGCACGTCGTAGGCGAGTGCCTCAATGACACCCACATCCGCACGCATTTCCGGCTGTGCCTGAATCGCTAGTCGCTGACGCCCCATTCCACTCCACCAAATCGATACATGGAGGCCGGATTAAAGCAGCGCGGTTAACAAATGATATTATGCGAGGGGTTTCCGTTAAATTTACTATCATCGAGCAAGTGTTAAATGCCCGAATTGGCAGAATTTCTGTATTTTTGGGCCTTTCTCGCGGGCTTGATCGAACTGGTTAGCGCGCGCTTAATCAGGCCTGATTGGCCAGCCAGTTCAAGGGCTTGCCGTGGGCTCCGGCGGGTTGAAGTCGCGCGCCTTGCGCAATTCGGGGAAAATGATGGCCCAGGCGAAGACCACGACGACGGCGCCCATGCCGCCGATAAACGCGGCCATGGTGGGGCCGAACAGGCTGGCCATCAGACCGGATTCGGCGTCACCGAGCTCATTGGAAGCGGAGATGGACAGGGTCGAAACCGCGCCGACGCGGCCGCGCATCTGGTCGGGCGTATAAAGCTGGATGAGTGAAGAGCGGACATAAACGCTGAGCATGTCCGATGCGCCGATGATGACGAGCAGCAGGAAGGTGAGCTCGATGCTGCGCGAGAAGGCGAACCCGATGGTGGCGAGACCGAAGACGCCGACGGCAAGGAGCATCTTGAGCCCGACTTCGGTCTTGAGCGGTCGAATGGCGAAATAGAGCGCGGCGGCGGTGGCGCCGACAGCCGGAGCGGCGCGCAGGTGGCCGAACAGGTCCGGTCCGCCGCCGAAAATATCGGTGGCGAAGATGGGGAGCAGGGCGACGGCGCTGCCCAGCAGGACGGCGAAAAGATCGAGGCTGATCGCTCCCAGAACGAGCCGGTTCTCGCGGACATATTTTATGCCGGCGATGACTTGCGCGATGGGACCGTTGGTACGGTCGCTCTTTTCCTGGTTGATCGCGCTGATGAGGAAGAGCGCAATCAGCGCGCCGACGAATAGGGCGACCGAGAAGAAATAGGCTGTCTCGATGGACACCGCGAGTAGGTAGCCGCCGACGGCGGGGCCGATGATCGTCGCGCCCTTCCAGGCGATGGAGGACAAAGCGATGGCGCTCGGCAGGAGCTCGCGCGGCACGATGTTGGAGGCCAGCGCGCCCATGGACGGCCCGGTCAGCACCCGGGCGATACCGACGAAGATGGCGACGATGTAGATGATCGGGAGGCTGATCTCGCCGGTCGCGGTGGCGATGCCGAGCGCAAGCGCGCTGAAAATCTCGATGGTGATGGCGATCTTCGCGATCGTTCGGCGGTCCATGGTGTCGGCTGCCCAGCCGGAAAATGGCGTCAAGAAGAAGAGCGGCACGAATTGGATGAAACCGATGAATCCGAGGCGCAGCGCTGCGGCCTCGATGCTCATCGTCTCGCGGGCGATCGTGTAGACCTGATATTCGATGGCCGTGACCATCGCGAGCTGGGCCAGGGTCGCGAGCAGGCGCGCCGACCAGAAGGCACGGTAATTGGCGATGCGCAGGGGTTCGGGAAGCCAGCTCATGGGTGAAGCTGCGGTAGGGGGCAATTCGGCGCTCGACAAGGGCGAGGGCGCATCGCTAGCGTCGCAGCCATGGCAAAACCCAAAAAGAGATATGTCTGCCAGGCCTGCGGGTCGGTGACCACGCG contains:
- a CDS encoding EAL domain-containing protein yields the protein MRADVGVIEALAYDVLPPREVGDEQIAGQRVRQLHHIPILIGLSHFISLIACFLSGDRIDNMAGLGLIATLVGVDILAFAMVSIGGRIGIPPHMSTRLLTIYVAFCAAAWTYFAANMFSAAHSHELVVTAAVVGGGVIAMAIAAITAPPIAIIMGLSAATTTMALAYSDAVVAGICIMALVVSAYATAFSRTSIATARRRLILDSEAHQALRFVNEFEASGRGWFWETDSSGTLSYVSRQLAEDFDCDPADLLGRKFTDLLSVDSQPGEELRDERTLGFHLSARFPFSDVVVRAASDEDVLWSVSGNPIFSENGRFLGFRGIGADLTEQRRNEQEISRLARFDSLTGLPNRAMMRQTLEEALRNAARRKRGCTLFLIDLDRFKNVNDTLGHPVGDQLLRQVADRFSRTLGNHGQVGRLGGDEFIAVLPGVVETGFIERLATLMIEQASQAYQIEGHRVTIGASIGIAMADPQRACADSLTRNADLALYAAKAAGRGKHCFFEPSMHSEASDRQRLETDLRFALEQNELSLHFQPIVRAASEDLCGFEALIRWDHPTRGRVSPDLFISVAEECGLIGKLGDYVIEEAIRQAAEWPDHVRVAINLSPIQFNDPKLVEKVATLLQTHEVRADRIELEITEGVFLADNEATDDTFARLKNIGVRLALDDFGTGYSSLGYLKTAPFDKIKIDQSFVRGASHPKSRNSAIIRAIVALADSLGMDTTAEGVETHDDLNLIRELGCSQIQGYIFGKPSPAEDCADMIERDSVLPQGHRSVREPRHRLMRRGLVSIGGEQVEIRLRNISAMGALIECAKPVAPGTQLTLDIIGTGPVVGTVRWSQAGRFGIQFDAQFDLTRLAPPRRQMTGATHSFSAPFYVGEKESA
- a CDS encoding MFS transporter — translated: MSWLPEPLRIANYRAFWSARLLATLAQLAMVTAIEYQVYTIARETMSIEAAALRLGFIGFIQFVPLFFLTPFSGWAADTMDRRTIAKIAITIEIFSALALGIATATGEISLPIIYIVAIFVGIARVLTGPSMGALASNIVPRELLPSAIALSSIAWKGATIIGPAVGGYLLAVSIETAYFFSVALFVGALIALFLISAINQEKSDRTNGPIAQVIAGIKYVRENRLVLGAISLDLFAVLLGSAVALLPIFATDIFGGGPDLFGHLRAAPAVGATAAALYFAIRPLKTEVGLKMLLAVGVFGLATIGFAFSRSIELTFLLLVIIGASDMLSVYVRSSLIQLYTPDQMRGRVGAVSTLSISASNELGDAESGLMASLFGPTMAAFIGGMGAVVVVFAWAIIFPELRKARDFNPPEPTASP